A genomic window from Gossypium hirsutum isolate 1008001.06 chromosome D10, Gossypium_hirsutum_v2.1, whole genome shotgun sequence includes:
- the LOC107930671 gene encoding beta-hexosaminidase 1 has protein sequence MLHLSEKPHFIYTCLMLLAWVSQYVSLSTGFELNHSLTYIWPLPHELTSGNETLTVNPTLSLYLIGKGGNFKILREGFRRYKRIIFKQSSGVSIFKNLRRIRSIYDISQMRIIVNSDSDELKLGVDESYTLFITKTGGKSIAWEAIIEVNTVYGALRGLETFSQLCAYDYTTKSVQLSKAPWYIKDKPRFAYRGLLLDTSRHYFPVDVIKSIIDSMSYAKLNVLHWHIIDKQSFPLEIPKYPKLWNGAYTKWERYTVEDASKIVRFAKTRGIHVMAEVDVPGHAESWGVGYPDLWPSNSCREPLDVTKNFTFDLISGIFSDIRKIFPFELFHLGGDEVNIGCWNNTPHVKQWLKDNNMKPKDAYKYFVLKAQEIAISKNWTPVNWEETFNAFAGSLNPQTVVHNWLGPGVCPKAVAKGFNCIFSNSGVWYLDHLDVPWEQIYNAEPLEGIDNESKQKLVLGGEVCMWSETVDTSNVQQTIWPRAAAAAERLWSTKSALSAGNDTVLHRLHYFRCLLQRRGVQAAPVTNYYARQPPAGPDSCYWQ, from the exons atgTTGCATTTGTCTGAAAAACCCCATTTCATCTACACTTGTTTGATGTTATTAGCTTGGGTTTCTCAGTATGTATCTTTAAGTACTGGGTTCGAGTTGAATCATTCATTGACTTACATTTGGCCGTTGCCACATGAACTCACTTCCGGCAATGAGACACTAACTGTGAACCCAACACTGTCTTTGTATCTGATTGGGAAAGGGGGAAACTTTAAGATTTTGAGGGAAGGATTTAGGAGATATAAAAGGATTATATTTAAACAATCTTCTGGGGTTTCGATTTTTAAGAATTTGAGAcgaattagatctatttatgatATTAGTCAAATGAGGATTATTGTGAATTCAGATAGTGATGAG CTCAAATTGGGTGTGGATGAGAGTTATACTTTGTTTATAACAAAGACTGGAGGGAAGTCTATTGCTTGGGAGGCTATAATTGAG GTGAATACCGTTTACGGTGCGTTAAGAGGGTTGGAG ACATTCAGTCAATTGTGTGCTTACGATTATACGACTAAATCAGTGCAATTATCCAAAGCACCATGGTACATTAAAGATAAGCCAAGGTTTGCATATCGTGGCCTTTTGCTCG ATACATCAAGGCACTATTTTCCAGTCGATGTCATTAAGTCGATAATTGATTCAATGTCTTATGCTAAACTT AATGTCCTTCATTGGCACATCATAGATAAGCAGTCATTTCCCCTCGAAATACCCAAATATCCAAAACTGTGGAACGGTGCTTATACGAAATGGGAGCGCTATACAGTTGAGGATGCTAGTAAAATTGTTAG ATTTGCCAAAACACGAG GCATCCATGTAATGGCAGAAGTAGATGTCCCCGGTCATGCAGAGTCATG GGGAGTCGGCTATCCAGATCTATGGCCTTCTAATTCCTGCAGAGAACCACTTGATGTTACAAAAAATTTTACTTTCGATTTAATTTCTGGCATTTTTTCAG ATATCCGAAAAATCTTCCCATTTGAGCTCTTCCACCTTGGTGGCGATGAGGTTAATATAG GTTGCTGGAACAATACACCCCATGTAAAGCAGTG GCTCAAAGATAACAATATGAAGCCTAAAGATGCATATAAATATTTCGTACTCAAGGCTCAAGAAATTGCAATCTCGAAAAACTGGACCCCGGTCAACTG GGAAGAGACCTTCAATGCTTTTGCAGGGAGTCTTAATCCGCAGACCGTGGTGCATAACTG GTTGGGTCCTGGGGTTTGTCCAAAGGCTGTCGCGAAAGGATTCAATTGCATTTTCAGTAATTCAGGTGTTTGGTATCTCGACCATCTAGATGTCCCTTGGGAGCAAATCTACAATGCCGAACCACTAGAAGGAATAGATAACGAGTCCAAGCAAAAACTTGTTCTCGGAGGAGAAGTTTGTATGTGGAGTGAGACAGTTGATACATCAAACGTTCAACAAACAATTTGGCCTCGAGCTGCTGCTGCAGCAG AACGCTTGTGGAGCACAAAGTCGGCATTATCAGCAGGAAATGATACTGTATTGCATCGGTTACATTACTTCCGATGCCTATTGCAAAGGCGTGGGGTTCAAGCTGCTCCAGTCACAAATTATTACGCTCGGCAACCGCCAGCTGGTCCTGACTCATGTTATTGGCAATAA